One segment of Pseudodesulfovibrio sp. 5S69 DNA contains the following:
- a CDS encoding GmrSD restriction endonuclease domain-containing protein — MSELKTCFKRVDYDLSSLLHYIEIGDIGLPDIQRPFVWPNTKVRDLFDSMYKGFPVGYLLFWENANINGAKQIGVGDKAHTVPARLIVDGQQRLTSLFAVFRGKTVLDANYVERRIEIAFRPRDGKFDVADAAIRRDPEWIANISALWTSEQSSRKLVNSFIDALSAKTPLTEDEEEHISHNLDRLFDLQKYPFTALEIASSVDEEQVADIFVRINSEGVTLNQADFILTLLSVFWDKGRADLERFCRASRQPSVQGAGASSFNHFIQPDPDQLLRVSIALGFGRGRLKSVYQILRGKDLETDTYSTEHREKQFKILEEAQAQVLDLTNWHQYLSALVGAGFRSWEMISSKNALLFAYAFYLLGRKRYAVPEHVLQKAIGRWFFATSLTGWYTNSPESAMDADLNRVAVAKTGEEFLGILEEMQTNELTNDFWRITLPSALESSSARAPGLFAFVAAQNRLNAPVLFSHKRVPELLDPTLTTKKKALERHHLFPRAWLERQGEDDRKRINQIANYALLEWPDNISISDDAPSEYVPVVRERFSAEDWQAMCELHALPPEWEGMPYDDFLQQRRVLMADIIRRGYETLR, encoded by the coding sequence ATGAGTGAGCTAAAAACCTGTTTCAAGCGTGTTGATTACGACCTCTCCAGCCTGCTCCATTACATCGAGATCGGGGACATTGGTTTGCCAGATATTCAGCGTCCCTTTGTGTGGCCGAATACCAAGGTTCGCGACCTGTTCGATTCTATGTACAAGGGCTTTCCAGTGGGCTACCTGCTCTTCTGGGAGAATGCCAACATTAACGGAGCAAAACAAATTGGTGTAGGCGACAAGGCCCACACAGTCCCAGCTCGCCTTATCGTTGACGGACAACAGCGCCTAACCTCACTCTTCGCAGTGTTTCGGGGCAAGACCGTCCTCGATGCCAACTATGTCGAACGACGCATAGAAATCGCATTTCGCCCCAGGGACGGGAAGTTTGACGTGGCGGATGCGGCCATTCGGCGGGATCCAGAGTGGATAGCCAATATTTCCGCACTGTGGACCTCGGAACAATCAAGCCGAAAATTGGTCAACAGCTTCATTGACGCCCTGTCTGCAAAGACACCCCTCACTGAGGATGAAGAAGAGCACATCTCTCATAACCTCGACCGGCTGTTCGACCTCCAAAAATATCCCTTTACGGCTCTGGAGATCGCCTCATCGGTTGATGAGGAGCAGGTCGCGGACATCTTTGTTCGCATCAACAGCGAGGGCGTGACGCTGAATCAGGCCGACTTCATCCTGACCCTGCTGTCGGTGTTCTGGGATAAGGGGCGGGCCGACTTGGAACGCTTCTGCAGGGCCTCGCGTCAACCTTCAGTCCAGGGAGCGGGGGCATCATCGTTCAACCATTTCATCCAGCCCGACCCGGATCAGCTTTTGCGCGTGAGCATCGCCCTGGGATTTGGACGCGGCAGGCTGAAAAGTGTGTATCAAATCCTTCGGGGCAAGGACCTGGAAACGGACACCTACTCAACCGAACATAGAGAAAAGCAGTTCAAAATTCTGGAGGAAGCCCAAGCCCAGGTCCTGGATCTCACCAACTGGCATCAATACCTGAGCGCTCTGGTCGGAGCGGGGTTTCGTAGTTGGGAAATGATCTCCTCAAAAAACGCGTTGCTGTTTGCCTATGCTTTCTACCTCCTAGGCAGGAAGCGCTATGCTGTGCCGGAACACGTGCTGCAGAAGGCCATCGGCAGGTGGTTTTTCGCAACGAGCCTTACGGGCTGGTACACGAACTCGCCGGAATCGGCCATGGACGCTGACCTGAACCGCGTAGCCGTGGCCAAAACAGGAGAGGAATTTCTGGGCATCCTGGAAGAAATGCAAACCAATGAGCTGACGAACGACTTCTGGCGAATAACCCTGCCATCCGCTCTGGAAAGTTCTTCGGCACGGGCCCCAGGCCTGTTCGCCTTTGTCGCGGCCCAGAACAGACTGAACGCTCCGGTTCTCTTCTCCCACAAGCGCGTGCCCGAACTATTAGACCCAACGCTGACGACCAAGAAAAAGGCCCTGGAGCGCCATCATCTGTTTCCCCGGGCCTGGCTGGAACGACAGGGCGAGGACGATAGAAAGCGGATCAACCAGATCGCCAATTATGCGCTGCTCGAATGGCCCGACAACATCTCCATCAGCGACGATGCTCCCTCCGAATACGTTCCTGTTGTCCGGGAAAGATTCTCGGCTGAGGACTGGCAGGCCATGTGCGAGCTGCACGCCCTGCCGCCCGAGTGGGAAGGCATGCCATATGATGATTTTCTCCAGCAACGAAGGGTGCTCATGGCGGACATTATCCGGCGAGGATATGAAACATTGAGGTAG
- a CDS encoding DUF4411 family protein has protein sequence MSRYLLDANVFIQAKNLHYGFDFCPAFWEWLVSKNQDGLVASIDKVSDELQAGDDDLSVWANDRNGSFFLKPDDSVLPALSSVSIWATGQNYASAAISTFLQVADYWLVAHALAHECIVVTHEVPTDSVRKIKIPNACIGLGIKCVSPYEMLRRERARFVLGATQRMP, from the coding sequence GTGAGCCGGTATCTTCTCGACGCCAACGTATTCATCCAGGCTAAGAATCTTCACTATGGATTCGATTTCTGCCCGGCCTTCTGGGAGTGGCTGGTCAGCAAAAATCAGGACGGTCTGGTGGCGAGCATCGACAAGGTTTCTGACGAACTCCAGGCTGGCGATGACGACTTGTCCGTTTGGGCCAACGATAGGAACGGCTCATTTTTCCTCAAGCCCGACGACAGCGTGCTTCCGGCCCTTTCCAGCGTGAGCATTTGGGCCACGGGGCAGAATTACGCATCCGCCGCAATCTCTACATTTTTGCAAGTGGCGGACTACTGGCTGGTCGCCCACGCTCTGGCGCATGAATGCATTGTGGTCACGCATGAAGTCCCGACCGATTCCGTGCGCAAGATCAAAATCCCCAACGCCTGCATCGGGCTTGGAATCAAATGTGTGTCGCCCTACGAGATGCTTCGGCGCGAACGCGCCCGTTTCGTTCTGGGGGCTACGCAAAGGATGCCATGA
- a CDS encoding ImmA/IrrE family metallo-endopeptidase: MQRVAVQPHLLRWARKRAGLDLFELLARFPKLEEWEQGEERPTLRQLEKFAQAVFVPLGYLFLPAPPEEQLPIPDFRTIAGREVLRPGPNLLDTIYACQEKQAWYREFAQSSRRGKVKFVGSATINDSPERVARTMRDTFSFSLEERRRCRGWEESLRFFSFQAEAAGVLVMISGVVGSNNRRKLDPEEFRGFALADSLAPLVFINGNDTKAARMFTLAHELAHLWLGTSALSDMGAAPRHSLRREEIWCNKVAAEYLVPLDELRMEYDEAEPLEDALRRLGRIFKVSSLVVLRRLLDAGKLDRDRFNEAWGIAMAGFKQRSSSGGGNFYNTTMTRVSPRFARALMESTLEGQTLYRDAFRMLGVSKTETFHTLARKVGVQL, from the coding sequence ATGCAACGTGTTGCGGTACAACCTCACCTTTTGCGCTGGGCAAGAAAGCGGGCAGGGCTTGACCTGTTCGAACTGCTGGCGCGGTTCCCAAAGCTCGAAGAGTGGGAACAGGGTGAGGAACGCCCCACGCTCCGGCAGCTGGAGAAGTTTGCCCAGGCTGTTTTTGTGCCGCTGGGATATCTGTTCCTGCCTGCGCCGCCGGAGGAACAACTGCCCATCCCGGACTTTCGCACAATAGCCGGGCGTGAGGTTCTGCGTCCCGGCCCGAACCTTTTGGACACCATCTACGCCTGCCAGGAAAAACAAGCCTGGTACCGTGAATTCGCGCAGTCCTCCCGCCGTGGCAAGGTGAAGTTCGTTGGCAGCGCGACCATAAACGATTCCCCGGAAAGGGTGGCCAGAACAATGCGGGACACCTTCAGTTTCAGCCTTGAGGAGCGCCGCAGGTGCCGCGGATGGGAAGAGTCTTTGCGCTTTTTCAGCTTCCAGGCCGAAGCGGCCGGGGTGCTGGTGATGATTAGTGGCGTTGTGGGCAGCAACAATCGCCGCAAGCTCGACCCAGAGGAGTTCCGGGGGTTCGCCCTGGCCGACTCGCTGGCTCCCCTGGTGTTCATTAACGGCAACGACACCAAGGCTGCCCGGATGTTCACCCTGGCGCATGAGTTGGCCCACCTTTGGCTGGGGACCTCCGCGCTCTCTGACATGGGCGCAGCGCCTCGGCACAGCCTCCGCCGAGAGGAAATATGGTGCAACAAGGTTGCGGCGGAATATCTTGTTCCCTTGGACGAATTGCGGATGGAATATGACGAGGCCGAGCCACTGGAAGATGCCCTGCGAAGGCTTGGGCGCATTTTCAAGGTAAGCTCCCTTGTCGTTCTGCGTCGGCTTCTGGACGCGGGCAAGCTAGACCGTGACAGGTTCAATGAGGCTTGGGGCATCGCTATGGCTGGCTTTAAGCAGCGCAGCTCTTCCGGTGGCGGGAATTTCTACAACACCACCATGACCCGAGTCAGCCCTCGTTTTGCGCGTGCACTTATGGAAAGTACCCTCGAGGGGCAGACGCTTTACCGAGATGCCTTCCGGATGCTGGGGGTGAGCAAGACAGAGACCTTCCATACCCTTGCCCGAAAAGTAGGGGTGCAGCTGTGA
- a CDS encoding abortive infection family protein — protein MTADWYPGIRAFCAHWRDAPMLQHTLEALDREFEDNNDACIDASKSMVECACRVILESVDDPSMPMKPQKESPSLGDLLTATVRALELSEVRDSAFQKLISQYHKLSKTIVLLRDKAGNLSHGKDGFIDKLSLHQRRAALLAADAIVTFLHEAYLEIDPDPTLSMEPYERYQKANDLIDQFVGCRLEADDEGGITAVFTLPDRQELPLATNVSQLLFHTDKEAYKLALNACMEAVVDDLQEKEDG, from the coding sequence GTGACCGCTGACTGGTATCCGGGCATCCGTGCCTTTTGTGCACATTGGCGCGATGCGCCCATGCTTCAGCACACATTAGAAGCCTTAGATCGAGAATTCGAGGACAACAATGATGCTTGCATTGATGCCTCCAAGTCCATGGTGGAGTGTGCCTGCAGGGTGATCCTGGAAAGCGTGGATGACCCATCAATGCCGATGAAGCCCCAAAAGGAATCCCCATCCTTGGGAGATTTGCTAACTGCGACAGTGCGGGCACTAGAATTAAGCGAAGTGAGGGATAGCGCATTTCAAAAGCTCATTTCACAGTATCACAAGCTATCAAAAACCATAGTTTTACTGCGGGACAAAGCGGGCAATCTCAGCCACGGCAAGGACGGCTTCATCGACAAGTTGTCTCTACATCAGCGAAGAGCAGCTCTTTTGGCAGCAGACGCCATTGTTACATTCCTGCATGAGGCATATTTGGAGATTGATCCCGACCCAACCTTGAGCATGGAACCCTATGAGCGCTATCAAAAAGCAAACGATTTGATTGATCAGTTTGTCGGGTGCAGGCTGGAAGCGGACGACGAAGGTGGTATTACCGCTGTGTTCACCCTGCCGGATAGGCAAGAGCTTCCTCTGGCTACCAATGTTTCACAGTTGTTGTTTCACACCGATAAAGAGGCTTACAAGCTCGCACTAAACGCCTGCATGGAAGCTGTTGTCGATGACCTCCAGGAGAAGGAGGATGGATAA
- a CDS encoding restriction endonuclease subunit S has protein sequence MPEPLRLGDHCTKIGSGATPRGGKDSYLESGPYRLIRSQNIYNSGFSNGGLVCISEEQASTLSNVEVLPEDILLNITGDSVARTCQVDSAVLPARVNQHVAIVRPNPDEIDPRFLRFFLISPGMQSLMLTYAGAGATRNALTKSMIENFEVPRFPIEVQRGIGRTLGALEDKIDCNRRMNETLEAMARAMFKDWFVDFGPTKAKMEGRPPYLAPEIWDLFPDRLDDEGKPEGWRMTTLGSLTSKIGSGATPRGGKGVYVSEGTNFIRSQNVYDFYFKWDGLVQLSDEDSAQLRNVAVKPDDVLINITGDSILRTCVVDPGVLPARVNQHVCIVRAVKGIPARFLHLWLAQQSAKHWLLGNDAGGSRKAVTKGHLESLPIIQPSTETLEKFSELSSHFYNKAIANTMESRILAQTRDLLLPKLMSGEIRVKGAERAVEDVL, from the coding sequence ATGCCTGAACCGCTACGCCTTGGCGATCACTGTACCAAAATAGGTAGCGGCGCTACGCCGCGAGGTGGGAAAGATTCCTACCTTGAGTCCGGACCATATAGACTTATCCGAAGCCAGAATATTTATAATTCTGGATTTTCAAATGGTGGCCTCGTCTGCATTTCTGAAGAACAGGCCTCGACGCTGAGCAACGTTGAGGTTCTCCCAGAAGATATTTTGCTTAACATCACCGGTGACAGTGTTGCGCGAACCTGCCAAGTCGATTCCGCTGTTCTTCCTGCGCGCGTCAACCAACACGTAGCCATAGTCAGGCCAAACCCAGACGAGATAGACCCACGATTTCTCCGGTTCTTCCTCATTTCTCCGGGGATGCAATCCTTAATGCTCACCTATGCAGGTGCAGGCGCGACTCGGAACGCGCTTACCAAAAGCATGATCGAGAACTTCGAGGTTCCGAGATTTCCCATTGAGGTTCAACGTGGGATTGGCCGTACTCTTGGCGCTCTTGAGGACAAGATCGACTGCAACCGCCGGATGAACGAGACGCTGGAGGCCATGGCGCGGGCCATGTTCAAGGACTGGTTCGTGGATTTCGGTCCGACAAAGGCCAAGATGGAAGGTCGCCCCCCCTACCTCGCCCCTGAGATATGGGATCTGTTTCCAGACCGCCTGGACGACGAGGGTAAGCCTGAGGGGTGGAGAATGACGACCCTTGGTTCCTTAACAAGCAAGATTGGAAGTGGGGCCACCCCGCGCGGAGGGAAAGGGGTCTACGTTTCCGAAGGAACAAATTTTATACGCAGCCAAAATGTTTATGATTTCTATTTCAAATGGGATGGCTTGGTTCAGCTTTCGGATGAGGATTCGGCTCAACTTCGGAATGTAGCTGTAAAACCAGACGATGTATTAATTAACATTACTGGTGACTCAATATTGCGAACATGTGTTGTTGATCCAGGCGTATTACCAGCAAGGGTCAATCAACATGTATGCATAGTCAGGGCAGTAAAAGGGATACCAGCTAGGTTTTTGCATCTGTGGCTTGCGCAACAGTCAGCCAAGCATTGGTTGCTCGGCAATGACGCCGGAGGATCACGGAAGGCTGTTACAAAAGGACACCTTGAGTCTTTACCAATCATCCAACCGTCTACGGAAACATTGGAAAAATTTTCAGAATTATCCTCTCACTTTTACAACAAGGCAATTGCCAATACTATGGAATCGCGGATACTCGCCCAAACCCGCGATCTTCTCCTCCCCAAGCTCATGTCCGGCGAAATCCGGGTCAAGGGCGCGGAGCGGGCCGTGGAGGACGTGCTGTGA
- a CDS encoding type I restriction-modification system subunit M → MAEPGLATSVGAAPVPSTPKKSKARSAKNNGEAALGYEAELFAAADKLRQNMEPSDYKHVVLGLIFLKHISDSFEAKYAELMAEDPACAEDMDEYLAENIFWVPKEARWSHLKANAKQPTIGKLVDEAMLAIEAKNTTLKGVLPKDYARPALNKVMLGELIDLISGIGLGTEEGQARDVLGRVYEYFLSQFAGSEGKRGGEFYTPRSVVRVLVEMLEPYQGRVYDPCCGSGGMFVQSEKFVAEHGGRIGDIAVYGQESNYTTWRLCMMNLAVRGIDAEIHWNSEGSFHKDELKDLKADFILANPPFNVSDWGGERLRDDVRWRYGIPPTGNANFAWLQHIVHHLSPKGTAGVVLANGSMSSTQSGEGDIRKAMLEADVVDCMIALPGQLFYSTQIPACLWFLARNKGNGKFRDRRGEVLFIDARNLGHLVDRTRREFSDDDVEKITGTYHAWRGASEDIEYEDVPGFCKSATLEKIKEHGYVLTPGRYVGAAVEEDDDTPFSERFAMLREKLDDQFEEAEKLTALIREKLAGVLADA, encoded by the coding sequence ATGGCCGAACCGGGGCTGGCAACCAGCGTGGGGGCCGCCCCCGTACCCAGCACCCCAAAGAAGAGCAAGGCCCGCTCGGCCAAGAATAACGGCGAAGCGGCCCTGGGCTATGAGGCCGAGCTATTTGCTGCTGCGGACAAGCTTCGGCAAAATATGGAGCCTTCAGATTACAAGCATGTGGTCCTGGGACTCATTTTTCTCAAGCACATTTCCGACAGCTTCGAGGCCAAGTACGCCGAGCTTATGGCCGAAGACCCTGCCTGCGCCGAGGACATGGACGAGTATCTGGCTGAGAACATTTTTTGGGTGCCCAAGGAGGCCCGTTGGTCGCACCTCAAGGCCAATGCCAAGCAGCCGACCATCGGCAAGCTGGTGGACGAGGCCATGCTGGCTATTGAGGCCAAGAATACCACTCTCAAGGGAGTACTGCCTAAGGACTACGCCCGCCCTGCCTTGAACAAGGTCATGCTGGGAGAGCTGATCGACCTTATCTCCGGCATCGGCCTGGGCACCGAGGAGGGGCAGGCCCGCGACGTGCTGGGCCGCGTCTATGAATATTTCCTCAGCCAGTTCGCCGGGTCCGAGGGCAAGCGCGGCGGCGAGTTCTACACGCCACGTTCCGTGGTCCGAGTGCTGGTCGAGATGCTGGAGCCTTACCAGGGCCGCGTGTACGACCCCTGTTGCGGTTCGGGCGGCATGTTCGTGCAGTCCGAGAAGTTCGTGGCCGAACACGGGGGCCGCATAGGCGACATCGCGGTCTACGGCCAGGAGTCCAACTATACCACGTGGCGGCTGTGCATGATGAACCTCGCCGTGCGCGGCATCGACGCAGAAATCCACTGGAACAGCGAGGGCAGCTTCCACAAGGACGAACTCAAGGATCTAAAAGCGGACTTCATCCTGGCCAACCCGCCTTTCAACGTGTCCGACTGGGGCGGGGAACGGCTGCGCGACGACGTGCGCTGGCGCTATGGCATCCCCCCGACGGGCAATGCCAACTTCGCCTGGTTGCAGCACATCGTCCACCACCTCTCGCCCAAGGGCACCGCAGGCGTGGTGCTGGCCAACGGCTCCATGTCCTCCACGCAGTCCGGCGAGGGGGACATCCGCAAGGCCATGCTGGAAGCCGACGTGGTGGACTGCATGATCGCCCTGCCAGGGCAGCTCTTCTATTCCACCCAGATTCCCGCCTGCCTGTGGTTCCTGGCCCGGAACAAGGGCAACGGCAAGTTCCGTGACCGCAGGGGCGAGGTGCTCTTCATCGACGCCCGCAACCTGGGGCATCTGGTGGACCGCACCCGCCGGGAGTTCAGCGACGATGACGTGGAAAAGATCACCGGAACCTACCATGCATGGCGTGGGGCATCGGAAGATATCGAGTATGAGGACGTGCCGGGCTTCTGCAAATCCGCCACGCTGGAGAAGATCAAGGAGCACGGCTACGTGCTCACTCCAGGGCGATACGTGGGCGCGGCGGTGGAGGAGGACGATGACACCCCCTTCTCGGAACGGTTCGCGATGTTGCGGGAGAAGTTGGACGATCAGTTCGAGGAGGCGGAGAAGCTGACAGCTTTGATTCGGGAGAAGTTAGCGGGGGTGCTTGCTGATGCCTGA
- the rfbG gene encoding CDP-glucose 4,6-dehydratase: MIPFSDFYKDRKVFLTGHTGFKGAWLALWLHSLGAEVTGFSLAPPSEPNLFEAADVAARIRHLNGDILDVDALDRALDESRPEVVFHLAARARIPESYERPMETLRTNVIGSANVLEAVRRTDSVRALVCASSDKCYDNLDQPWGYRENDPLGGNDPYSASKGAMEHICASWSRSYFIPEGRVGAATARAGNILGGGDFAAHRLVPDYVRSVREGRILEIRRPNVVRSWQHVLEPLSGYLWLAVQLAGDPARFSGAWNFAPADNSCSVETLVETIHCLSGMGGWKAVSEGGREPREADTLKLCSDKAAVRLQWKAVLDLERTVDMTMRGYRPFLGRELDAGEVCLGQIDEYTAFAARKGMPWAL; this comes from the coding sequence ATGATTCCGTTTTCCGATTTCTACAAAGACCGGAAGGTGTTCCTGACCGGCCACACCGGGTTCAAGGGCGCCTGGCTCGCCCTGTGGCTCCACTCCCTGGGCGCGGAGGTCACCGGGTTCTCCCTGGCACCGCCGTCCGAGCCCAACCTGTTCGAGGCCGCCGACGTGGCGGCCCGCATCCGTCATCTCAACGGCGACATCCTTGATGTCGACGCCTTGGATCGGGCGCTGGACGAGAGCCGTCCCGAGGTGGTCTTCCACCTGGCGGCCAGGGCGCGTATCCCCGAGTCCTACGAGCGGCCCATGGAGACCCTGCGCACCAACGTCATCGGTTCGGCCAACGTCCTCGAGGCGGTGCGCCGGACCGATTCCGTGCGCGCCCTGGTTTGCGCCTCGTCGGACAAGTGCTACGACAACCTCGACCAGCCCTGGGGCTACCGCGAGAACGACCCGCTGGGCGGCAATGATCCGTACAGCGCCTCCAAGGGGGCGATGGAACACATATGCGCCTCCTGGAGCCGGTCCTATTTCATTCCAGAGGGGCGGGTGGGGGCGGCCACGGCCCGCGCGGGCAACATCCTCGGCGGTGGCGACTTCGCCGCGCACCGGCTGGTCCCGGACTACGTCCGGTCAGTGCGCGAGGGCCGGATCCTGGAGATCCGCCGGCCCAACGTCGTGCGGTCGTGGCAGCATGTGCTCGAGCCGCTGAGCGGTTACCTCTGGCTGGCCGTCCAGTTGGCCGGGGATCCGGCCCGTTTCAGCGGCGCCTGGAACTTCGCGCCCGCAGACAATTCCTGCTCGGTAGAGACGCTGGTGGAGACCATTCATTGCCTGAGCGGCATGGGCGGCTGGAAGGCCGTTTCCGAGGGCGGGCGGGAGCCGCGCGAGGCCGACACGCTCAAGCTGTGCAGCGACAAGGCGGCCGTGCGGCTGCAATGGAAGGCGGTCCTGGACCTGGAGCGGACCGTGGACATGACCATGCGCGGCTACCGGCCGTTTCTCGGCAGGGAGCTCGACGCCGGGGAGGTCTGCCTGGGACAGATCGACGAATACACCGCCTTCGCCGCCCGCAAGGGCATGCCGTGGGCGCTGTGA
- a CDS encoding TOBE domain-containing protein, giving the protein MKLSARNLIPGVVKKVTMGMVNAEVVIEIAPAVEIVSVITKNSVERMDIKVGDEVEAMVKATSVMVAKD; this is encoded by the coding sequence ATGAAACTGAGCGCTAGAAACCTCATCCCCGGAGTAGTCAAAAAGGTAACCATGGGCATGGTCAACGCCGAGGTGGTCATCGAGATCGCCCCGGCCGTGGAGATCGTCTCCGTGATCACCAAGAACTCGGTGGAGCGCATGGACATCAAGGTCGGCGACGAGGTTGAGGCCATGGTCAAGGCGACCAGCGTGATGGTCGCCAAGGATTAA
- a CDS encoding metallophosphoesterase has protein sequence MSAYVFLRMDGVPVPGFRSGAVRMVLALSAWLFIVFARVVGRANFGQWSPAVESAGLSLLIVLFLAAMLLAIVDLFTGFGTLLPHRAPKLRGLALAAALVLSGIALVQGIRAPVVTEYEVALPGLPENLDGLVVAMASDLHVGTQVGPDWLKARVDQIMALKPDMIVLPGDIVEGHSRRLNELLPALHGLHAPLGVYAVPGNHENHGSPARALGVLAEAGITLLMDGRVSPAPGLVVAGVEDLSSIPWERRHLDPVALALGNRPAGAVILLSHTPRRYEQAASLGVGLMLSGHTHGGQVWPFNYMVRFSYPLVEGRFGIGPMTLIVSRGAGSWGARMRLWKPGEILKITLRAD, from the coding sequence ATGTCCGCCTACGTATTCCTGCGCATGGACGGCGTTCCCGTTCCCGGCTTCCGGTCCGGGGCGGTCCGTATGGTCCTCGCCCTGAGCGCATGGCTGTTCATCGTGTTCGCCCGGGTCGTGGGCCGCGCCAACTTCGGGCAGTGGTCCCCGGCTGTGGAAAGCGCGGGTCTGTCCCTGCTCATCGTCCTTTTCCTGGCCGCCATGCTCCTGGCCATCGTGGACCTGTTTACCGGCTTCGGCACACTCCTGCCGCACCGTGCGCCGAAGCTGCGCGGGCTCGCCCTGGCCGCAGCCCTGGTCCTGTCCGGCATCGCCCTGGTCCAGGGCATACGCGCCCCGGTCGTCACGGAATACGAGGTCGCCCTGCCCGGCCTGCCCGAAAATCTCGACGGCCTGGTGGTGGCCATGGCCTCGGACCTCCACGTGGGCACTCAGGTGGGCCCGGACTGGCTCAAGGCCCGCGTGGACCAGATCATGGCTCTCAAGCCGGACATGATCGTGCTCCCCGGCGACATCGTGGAGGGCCACTCCCGGCGGCTGAACGAACTTCTGCCCGCCCTGCACGGCCTGCACGCGCCGCTCGGGGTGTACGCAGTACCGGGCAACCATGAGAACCACGGCTCCCCGGCGAGAGCTCTGGGCGTGCTTGCCGAGGCGGGCATCACGCTCCTGATGGACGGCCGGGTCTCGCCGGCGCCCGGACTGGTGGTGGCCGGCGTGGAGGATCTCAGCTCCATCCCCTGGGAACGCCGCCATCTCGACCCCGTGGCCCTGGCCCTCGGGAACCGCCCGGCCGGAGCAGTCATCCTGCTCTCCCACACCCCGCGACGATACGAGCAGGCCGCGTCCCTCGGGGTCGGGCTGATGCTCAGCGGACACACCCACGGCGGCCAGGTCTGGCCCTTCAATTATATGGTGCGGTTTTCCTATCCGCTGGTGGAAGGAAGATTCGGGATCGGCCCCATGACGCTCATCGTCAGTCGTGGGGCGGGATCGTGGGGGGCGCGCATGCGTCTGTGGAAGCCGGGAGAAATCCTCAAGATCACCCTGCGTGCGGACTGA
- a CDS encoding ATP-binding cassette domain-containing protein, with protein sequence MLNVDMTKRLKHFDLDLSFSCAPGELTAVIGPSGAGKTTLVRLLAGLERPDGGRITFGDTVWADAEKRIFVPARKRGLSLVFQDYTLFPHLTIRKNVAFAASDEGRVDELMSMFGIRHLESSRPSGISGGERQRAAFCQALARDPVLLLLDEPFSALDVANRRNLRSCLKELKSELNIPILHVTHDLDEALFLGDTILAVESGKIAPNWLKEQQAIQRHLAVSGLARGEDASPAHAEEPRAMERALLGCG encoded by the coding sequence ATGCTCAACGTCGATATGACCAAACGGCTGAAACACTTCGACCTCGACCTCTCCTTCTCCTGCGCCCCCGGCGAACTCACGGCGGTGATCGGACCCTCGGGCGCGGGCAAGACCACTCTGGTCCGGCTGCTGGCCGGACTGGAACGTCCGGACGGGGGAAGAATCACCTTTGGGGACACGGTCTGGGCCGATGCCGAAAAGCGGATATTCGTGCCCGCGCGCAAGCGGGGCCTGAGCCTGGTCTTCCAAGATTACACCCTGTTCCCGCACCTGACCATCCGCAAGAATGTGGCCTTTGCCGCGTCCGACGAGGGCCGGGTGGACGAGCTCATGTCCATGTTCGGCATCCGCCATCTGGAATCGAGCAGGCCGTCGGGCATCTCCGGCGGCGAGCGCCAGCGGGCGGCCTTTTGCCAGGCCCTGGCCCGCGACCCGGTCCTGTTGCTCCTGGACGAACCGTTTTCGGCCTTGGATGTGGCCAACCGGCGCAACCTGCGCAGTTGCCTGAAGGAGCTCAAGAGCGAGTTGAATATTCCCATCCTGCACGTGACCCATGACCTGGACGAGGCCCTGTTCCTGGGCGACACCATCCTGGCCGTGGAGAGCGGCAAGATCGCTCCCAACTGGCTCAAGGAACAGCAGGCCATCCAGCGCCATCTGGCGGTGTCCGGCCTGGCCAGGGGAGAAGATGCGTCCCCGGCCCATGCCGAAGAGCCCCGGGCCATGGAGCGCGCGCTCCTTGGCTGCGGATGA